Part of the Vitis vinifera cultivar Pinot Noir 40024 chromosome 13, ASM3070453v1 genome is shown below.
GTGGTACCCCTCCCTGCGGCCAGAAATGGAATTCCGTTGTTTTGTAAGGGATAGGCTCCTGGTTGGAATTTCCCAACGTGAGGTCACTGGATTTTATCCTGCTCTTCTTGAAAAGAAAAGTGCTCTTGAAGTGGTGATAAGGGAATTTTTTATGGACAAAGTGAGTCAAACTTTTGAATTGGAAAATTACACATTTGATGTTTATGTTACAATGGATGATCGAGTTAAGCTTGTGGATTTCAACCCTTGGGGTGCATTTACACTGCCATTGCTGTTCACGTGGGAGGAGTTGGAGCAGAATTGTGCAGAAGAGGGACATGGTGTGGAATTTAGAATTGTAGAGAGCCAATCTGCAGTTCGACCTGGGTTGAAGACTGCAGTTCCTTATGATTATTTGGCTACTGGCCCAGGAAGTGGTTGGGATCAATTTTTGAGGAATGCTGACCAGGAGTTGGAGAGACAGACCAGGAGAGACAGACCAGGTCTCCAGAAGCTGGTGGTTAAGATTTCATTGTTCTGGTTTTGTGGGTCAGTATTGCAATCCTCCCCACCTGCATCCCACCAAAACACattgttttttcatatatttgtttttagatgGTGGGTAAAATATTTGATACAGATGATTCATTTGTGATgtgcaaaatcaaatattatgatGGATTCCATGTTCAGCCagcttttcttttccaaatttttccttattattGGTTAATTTGATGGATGTTTCATTTTGATCCActaaaactctcattttcatttttatttgttcttcctatattttttttttcttatgtctTATTACATTTTCATAGTTAACGCTTCTGGATGAAGTTGTTTCTTAGTTTCATAATTGAAAGTTGAGATGCTTAAAGTAATATTGCCTAAGCTTTAATAGCTGAAATtggaaatgaatcaaaataaaaaagaaaaggcaaaCTGTGTGTGTTTAAAGGGAGGGAGAACACCTAAAAGAAAGGGGCTTTGGAAGTTTGATGGGCAGCTTTGCCAAAGTTTTTTATATTGCTTGAGGGGTTGGAATGGTTCATGTCATGTCAAATTCATGTTGTGTTAATGTAACAATTACTGAAAATTTACTCAATTCAAACATGATCCCTTTCATAATTATGTTGGAATGATATGACACAAAaactttccttttttgttttttttatatggataacACAACATGACCCATGTTACTTGCTTAATAAATGAATTGAATTGGATTGTATATGAATTGATAATTGTTTTAACTTGTTAAACCCGTTGACATGATTCTAATCCCTTACCATAATTACAACTCGTTCAACCTGTTTAAGATTTtcgatttacaaaatattatttttgtagtatttttttagttgtttttaagttttaatttctaaattttttctgtcttaaatatctaattttagttataatatgttattagatagaaaataaaataattttttaattttagactTATTCTgaaatttatttagttttcaattaaaataaagtattttaaattttataacttctaaacatatgaaaattgataaatttatatGGGTTAATGGAGTCATAAACAAGTCATTTTGATACATTAAATAGGCAGGCTAAAGGGGTTTGCAATCCAACTGGAATACGACCCATTTATTAAACAGGTTGACACGATTATGGCATGAACACAATTGTACTCAAACCTAAATCCTCTAAAATTTGTGTTGTTTTCGAGTTGTGTTGTTGGATCAAGTCAAACTTGCTACCCCTATATTGCTTTAGAATTTGGTGCTCTTTCTATTGGATTCCCTGCTTAGTTAGTTACTTGGCAAATATATTAGCAAAACAAGGAGCCAAACAATTGACATCTTTTCTAGGGGGCTTTCTGCCCCTGAAATTTTATAACTGTAACCACTTTAAGTTCTGCAATTATATTTGCTTTCTAGAGTAGTTAGTTATTCTTACCTTGGGTCAGATTGTATGGTGGCTTGTGTTATGAGAGAAGAATTTTTCATCCTTCTTTCTACttggttcatatatatatatatgtacttaATAGTTTTAAGAATAGGTTAAGTGAAAACTTTTAGGTGGTTTTCAAAGTTGCAGTCCCAGTCGGAGTTCATGCTTTAAGCATAAAGTGGGAAAGCTATGAGGCATGCACCTTTGGACCTAAAGTTTTCTGCAAGCCTTATGGTTGAGCCCTGATACTACTGTCTTGGGATCTCATCTTGAGGTGATTTCCAATATATTGCTGTGAATTCCGAAGATATACTCATAATGCCTGGGTTGACCTTCACTGAGTGGAATCTGGTTCAACCTTGTACATCCTCAATTGCTATGCTTCACTTGTTTTAGCTATTAAACAAGTTGGTTGATCGGTTGGGCTAGAGTTGGTAAAAGAGTGACTTGGTATTCACTAGCTCCAGTTATATCATGTTTGCTGCTTGTTCATTTTTGATCCATGATCTTCCTCATTTAGGCTATAATAGAGTTCTTGTTGAAGTGGGGATGATGCTTTTCATGGGTCAAAATTTAAACAACTTGGTCAAGTGCCAAGAGTGGGTTACTATGATATTGATTTCTATGTATAACTCCAGCTGATCATTTTCTGAAAAGTTTTTAAGCTTGTGTCCTGAGCATAGGGACATTAAAGCCAAGGGGGCTGAAGAATCAGATCACAAGGCATTTTCAGTGGCCTTAGATACCTTCTAAGAAAGGGCAGAagttttgtttctgataaaaaagaaactttGGAACTTACGTTTGGAAAGTTGGAGTTAAGAGTAGAACTCAACTTGAAATTTTGGAGCAGTAAGAAAGGTTAGAAGTTAGAGCTTATGTTGAAAAAAAGGGGTTTTGCAGTAGTAAGAAGGGTTGGAACTTGTGTGGAAATTTTGGACTGGCGAATTTCATGTTGAAATTTCAGAGTGGTAAGAAAGGTTAGAACTCATTTGGAGTGGTAAAAATGGTTACAACTTGGTGGAAAATTTGGAGCAGTGGTCATTTTAGAACTTATGGGGAAAAATTTAGATTGAtgaatctctctctctcgtgTTTAAAAAGGTGATAGTTTCtgatgaatttcaaaataaaagaaaaggctcACGTATTCGGCAGATCAAATATCATTGTGTTACAATAAACCAGTTTTGGTTGGTGGGGATTGTTGCTAATGGTTCTCATAAAAGGTTTCATTAGTGCCTGGTCCATGTCTTGTTGACCTTTTCCGAGGACCCTTCTTCACAATCTCCATCTCTTTACAGGATTGGAAATGTGAGCAGTGAGAATGTTCTTGAACCTAAAACTTAAGTGGGATCTTTGTGAAGTACCCTTTTTCCTGTGCtgcttttggaaaaaataaggTGAACCATGGTTGTGAAAACCAAACTTGGCCATATGAACCAACATGATACTTCCATTGTGACTGCTGTTATTATGTTATGCCCTGAGCGgtcttttttgcttttgtttttccttcccCTTTCATAGAGTGGGGAAGGAGGGGTGAGGGGTGTTGTGGGTGTGGGGGCTTGGTGGTGGGAGGGTGTTAGGTTTTGTTCAGATAGGACATTGCTAGTATCTTGCTCTATTGTTTTGCCAGGTTCTGTTATTTTCTGAAATTGATGCTTCTGTCTTTTCCTTTTGCTCTTGTTAAGAACTTCGCAATTCATGGTTTTTGTTGCATGTGATATCTTAGCCTGACTAAGTAGAACCTCTTTCCTTAATCATGATATGGTTGTGAAAGTGATTTATGGGCTATACCCGTCTAGTGCATGCCTAATAGTTGATTCATGAATGTAAAATTTATAAGTTGGCTACTTATTTATGTTGTCATGATCCTGTGTAATTAGTTTGCAGGGTTTAATATTTCTTGGGAAATATAAGTTTGAATTAGACTCTTgactattaattaatttgagaaCTTTCTGAAAAAATAGTCCAAGTTATATAAAAGAGCAAAGTAAAACTCAAAGAGGTGTAATAACATTCAAGAAAGCCCATTATAAAAGATGATAAACTTGGGAACCACACAATAGACATTTCATAGTTCAGTCtccaataatttgttttttttatctttccattAATTTTATACTTATTATTTTGTAGTTGTGTTGCAACCTAAAGCAAATTAGGAAACATTTTATATAACTTTTAAACAATAATTGTTTGTTGTGGATGTAAAAGCTCTTATACCAATTTGTTGTGCTAGCAGAAGTTTTAATGCAAGTAACATTAGTTTaagaacataaagataaaataatcgaCACAAAGGTGTACGAGGTTTTAATCATGCCTATGTTCACGAATGAGAGATAATCATTTCACTGTACTATAGAGGATATCATAGAAGACAAAACTAGATACAATTATTGGGTTCCTAAAACATCTCATATTTCCTCACTCCTTGTATCCACACCCTAAACCACGAGCTCCCTTACTCCATTGGGTGTCTCCCGTTCTTTTTCATATCtttatccacctcgtatagtctctatagacTCATCTCTATTTCATGACTTTTTCCCCTTgcgacctaaaatatttataaagatatttctaataactttgtttattttataagaaaatacaatattataataatatatcaacttaggaaatattctatacaatattctttaatGCTTATAACggataatacatggaataaggatagataaaagagaaactaaaacatcattaaataaataacaaattccaCACCATGTCATGATTTTCAAGACTCTATCATAACATGATGATGCTATAAGATCTTGTAAGTAGATAACAATCTATTAATTTAGAATGGTGTACAATTATTATCGTCAATCAAGATCTAGTTGTCTACTTAATTCTAGATAAAAATCTAGATGTGAGTGCAATATATTCTTAGGATTTAAGTCCTTAGGGATTGGAAGAATAGAAAAATTACACCATGTCAAACCACCTACATTTACAAGCATTTGGTCAAGCACATGATGTAGGATTCCAATAAAGGTTTGCTACCCTTTAGGTTGTGAGTTccatttttttaggatttaagtCCTTGGACATTTGGGAAGATAAATCACATTAAAGTGGTACCCTATGCCTCAACAATAAGTAGTCTTATGTATGCAATACTATGTGTTAGACCAAATATATGCTTTATTCTATGGGTGGTGAGTAGATATAAGTCCAACCTAAGATTAGAGCTTTGAGTGgatgtcaagcatatactcaagtatttGAGGAGAATAAGGCATTGTTTTTGAAgcaataaagaaagttgtttagCTTAGGGTGTTCCTTATGGGACTAGGGGTAGTTCCCTTGACTATATCATGATCTTATTTTATGATAATGATGGGATAATGATATAGTCTAAAGAACAAGGTATCGCTGGAAGAGAGAAAGACATAATTCAAAGTGGTGTGTGATTGTGAAACATATTATTTCTATAGTGCCCAGTTTGTTTTTAGGGCTAGTGGGAGTTTATTGAGATTAATTcgttaaaagcaagacatgatgtaacaaagttagacttagtTTGTACTTATCTATCTATCATTtgcattgatattgatttgagtattcagaTCTATATCgcttgcattgtacataacttaTGTGTACGAAAATCTATCATAGACTCTCCAAATTTATCACAATAGATAAACtggtattaaaaaacaataagaatacCATAGAAagcatagatctagagaataaaatCACATACCTTTGATCCGAATGTTCTTAGATCAATTCTAATCGATGTTGATAACTCCAAAGTCATCGTAGACCTTGTAAAcaccatgatttttttttatgactcttccttgtgtccaagcattgagatggtggaaatctcaagggtggaggctagggttctctctctagactAAAGGGGAGAATGACAAGActtagaaaccctaacccctaaagaggtatttataggcttcctatttggcttaagtgacttaagctgtcacttaagcccaccatgggcttgagtcaattaatttagcccaaaaaggttgttaattgattaattaaccatacaagactcaaattaatcaattagcccaatccaaaggTGTCACCCACTTATtcttgtgcaaccttgtgtaattaccaaaacacccttatgcacaaaagtgaactaaaaactcatccaaccctcataaactatgccatcaaggaatatgagcttagagcagGGACCACTggaacccataggagtactagctctcttagaatcaaaatttgaaattgactcaacatcccactacagagagtcaactacactcagtaccctatgtaaattACAACGggacaccaagtgctcaggtCTGTGACTTTattatccactacatgtagactccccatgaGCTGGTGtatataatctaataaggtagtgttatcacctatcaagattacttctcaaatccttgagttacagatctcacttatcatgtgatcaattgacatattcaagttttaaagagcatatgtcaattttcactaaagaaattactgtgaccatagatttcatgatcacatgtcctttagatcacccaagggggacacattgtctcaatcccatgagatatcatggtgcctttattgagaatatttgttgCCACCAGCCTCCATAAATTGTAACTCAAtctatagggatatatgaccactttagggtctcacctataggtcaaaaCCTCCTTTTGATTTTGGCACATACTCAAAatcttctcaaggttgagagtccatgttgTATAGTAGCttatgaatcatgacaattggcagtcttgcatcatgattcaccgtaggcCCTGTTTAGTATGCATCAcatacattagtgcactcaccattgGAAACTGATCCCAATGACCAAGACAAGCCATCCTTCCAATtgggaggtggtgcactacaatctctatcgaattgcccaaatccatgaaccgactATGGACAATTTAtatacttacaaggaacccatgacttgtatcttctgtgtaacttctaatgcacctaagtcatgtacaatgtaaaaaacatgagttgaatgctcaaatcaatgtcaatatactAAGGGGATAGCAAGATGATAGTTAAGCctactttgttacatcatgttttgCTTTTTGAGTCTCAATCCCAATAgtgagaccctaaggtggtcatatattccctacgaattaggtcattgttgatggaggttagtgacaataagtattctcaataaagacaccatgatatctcatgagattaagACAATGTATCTCCTTGAGTGATCCTAAGGACTTattatcatgaaatttgtggtatCATAGTAATTTCTTTAATGGAATTCAATATATGATCTTTGTGagataaaatatgttatttgattatataATGAGAGGATTTGTAAACTCAATGATAGGAGAAGTAATCTTGAGAGATTAATAACACATACCTTGTTAAATTATGGATACTAGTTCATAGAGAGTTTGCATGTAGTAGATATTGGGTAACAAACTTGAGTTCTATCTCAGAGGATATTAGAGTGCAATTAACTCTTTATAGTGAGATGTTAAGTTAAATacaaaattggattataagggAACCAATATTTTTCTTGACTGAACAAGTTAGTGCAATTAtccaaatgagagaaaatgaaggaaaatagagaattttatagagagagaatctggaaaattctacaattagaaaTGTCTAAAAGTTTCttcaaatgagaaaataaagtttctatttataggccaaggtcaagtggacacttgacATCATCTAAGGGGTCTTCTAGAGGCTTCTTCACCAAGAAATTTGGAGTTTAGTAATAAAATGGTCATTTTGCACAAGATCCAACAATTTCGCATGAGATCCAGCAATTTTGCATAATTGTGCGAAGTCAAAAATGCATTAGCACCAATTTT
Proteins encoded:
- the LOC100255674 gene encoding uncharacterized protein LOC100255674; amino-acid sequence: MKQEEVNLCQIQEWYPKFKSVSIKTLIHELPESFVEYLLDDHGPFLLPVSVINEDALPNRIHNSEEEEDYQVSEGSGDEAEQPPSPPSFPELELKIKESIESLGGAVFPKLNWSAPKDSAWISTTGTLRCTSFSEIALLLRSSDSLIHDLCHAYDSCSDKSLSRPPNFYLALRKWYPSLRPEMEFRCFVRDRLLVGISQREVTGFYPALLEKKSALEVVIREFFMDKVSQTFELENYTFDVYVTMDDRVKLVDFNPWGAFTLPLLFTWEELEQNCAEEGHGVEFRIVESQSAVRPGLKTAVPYDYLATGPGSGWDQFLRNADQELERQTRRDRPGLQKLVVKISLFWFCGSVLQSSPPASHQNTLFFHIFVFRWWVKYLIQMIHL